In Gimesia benthica, a single window of DNA contains:
- a CDS encoding response regulator, whose protein sequence is MKVLVVDDVGYTCHFHTRLIEQFGYSVCSATSGFEALKMLKMDNDINIVITDLMMRGMDGVDLYMEAQHLERFTDEGPLDPPQFILMTALRMEKNSQDKDVMRLKLADELGISRIMFKPLDQEELKQSLHEMAMGVPQISSSDKAIDLYTPTQSVKNVVQGIINSRNSGAAEQFMECLNEEVSSLKDFLSDLQTVDT, encoded by the coding sequence ATGAAAGTTTTAGTCGTTGACGACGTTGGATACACGTGTCACTTCCATACCCGTTTGATTGAACAGTTCGGATACTCAGTCTGTTCTGCCACATCGGGGTTCGAAGCATTAAAAATGCTGAAAATGGATAACGATATAAATATTGTAATTACCGATCTGATGATGCGCGGCATGGACGGTGTCGATCTTTATATGGAGGCCCAGCATCTGGAACGGTTCACCGATGAAGGCCCCCTCGATCCTCCACAGTTCATCCTGATGACGGCACTCCGTATGGAAAAGAATTCGCAGGATAAAGATGTCATGCGTCTTAAGCTGGCTGACGAACTGGGGATATCCAGAATCATGTTTAAGCCACTTGATCAGGAAGAACTCAAACAGTCTTTACACGAAATGGCAATGGGCGTGCCCCAGATTTCGTCCTCAGATAAAGCGATCGACCTCTATACTCCCACCCAGAGCGTCAAAAACGTGGTACAGGGGATTATCAACTCCCGTAATTCCGGCGCTGCTGAGCAGTTCATGGAATGCCTCAACGAAGAAGTCTCCTCATTGAAAGATTTTCTTTCGGACCTGCAAACCGTTGATACATAG
- a CDS encoding Hpt domain-containing protein, with amino-acid sequence MTNSSSAESTGTWRLIQPEQVLDMAINDVEFLTELIDLFVALAPEQMQDIRRAIDSNDAGLLAEVAHAYKGTVGNYTQTGPYPLLQSLENDGKSADLQASQSKFQTLEQEINALLTELETLKTEVNQSL; translated from the coding sequence ATGACGAATTCAAGTTCAGCTGAATCTACAGGCACCTGGCGTTTGATCCAACCAGAACAGGTTCTGGATATGGCAATCAACGATGTTGAATTCCTGACCGAACTGATTGATCTGTTTGTGGCCCTGGCTCCGGAACAGATGCAGGACATCCGTCGGGCGATTGACAGTAATGATGCAGGTCTGCTCGCGGAAGTCGCCCACGCCTACAAGGGAACTGTCGGAAACTACACTCAAACCGGACCTTATCCACTGCTGCAGTCACTGGAAAATGACGGCAAATCGGCAGACCTCCAGGCGAGCCAGAGCAAGTTTCAAACACTGGAACAAGAGATCAATGCCCTGCTGACCGAATTAGAGACCTTAAAAACTGAGGTCAATCAGTCCCTGTAA
- the aroB gene encoding 3-dehydroquinate synthase, producing MSESLDVNVALGPRSYHISVVSHQFDRFAETLETWMSQSPAYHNAIQEGHKTAFIVTDRNLSKLHTTHIEKSLTAQGWKWETAIIEPGEKSKSLPVISELYDRLVAMKADRQTVLIAVGGGVTGDAGGFVAATYVRGLPFVQVPTSLLAHVDSSVGGKVGVNHSQAKNLIGAFYQPVGVFIDTSTLETLPERDYRSGLAEVVKYGVILDAKFFQYLEENVAGLNERDPEVLRNIIARSCELKAEVVEQDEHERTGLRAILNYGHTFAHAFEALCGYGELMHGEAVAIGMIYASTLAEKLDLISKHDTERQIHLLSALGLPVQLPEGVSLSADDIIDRMKLDKKTVGGKLRFVLPTCLGRVEVFKEIQEALVREVLAELEHSATATDDFQI from the coding sequence GTGTCAGAAAGCTTAGATGTTAACGTTGCTCTGGGCCCCCGCAGTTATCATATTTCGGTGGTCAGCCATCAGTTTGACCGGTTTGCAGAGACACTGGAAACCTGGATGAGCCAGAGTCCAGCCTATCATAATGCGATTCAGGAAGGGCATAAGACGGCATTTATTGTCACGGATCGGAACCTCTCGAAACTCCATACTACCCATATCGAAAAAAGTCTGACTGCCCAAGGCTGGAAATGGGAAACCGCGATCATCGAACCGGGTGAAAAATCGAAGTCACTGCCCGTGATTTCTGAACTGTACGACCGTCTGGTGGCAATGAAAGCTGATCGCCAGACCGTGCTGATTGCTGTCGGGGGAGGCGTCACTGGAGATGCGGGTGGATTTGTCGCAGCGACTTACGTCCGAGGTCTGCCTTTCGTGCAGGTGCCGACATCATTGCTGGCTCATGTGGACAGTTCCGTAGGTGGAAAAGTAGGCGTCAATCATTCGCAGGCCAAAAACCTGATTGGTGCCTTCTACCAGCCTGTGGGAGTCTTTATCGATACGTCTACGCTCGAAACTCTGCCGGAACGCGATTATCGCAGTGGACTGGCTGAGGTGGTCAAGTATGGTGTCATCCTGGATGCCAAATTCTTTCAATACCTGGAAGAGAATGTCGCCGGTCTTAATGAACGAGATCCGGAAGTATTGAGAAATATCATTGCCCGCAGTTGCGAACTCAAGGCAGAGGTCGTAGAGCAGGATGAGCATGAACGTACAGGTTTGAGAGCCATTTTGAATTACGGACATACGTTTGCTCACGCCTTCGAAGCGTTATGCGGCTATGGTGAGCTCATGCATGGCGAGGCAGTGGCAATCGGCATGATCTACGCCAGCACCCTTGCGGAAAAACTGGATCTGATTTCGAAGCATGATACGGAACGTCAGATTCACCTGCTCTCAGCTCTGGGATTGCCCGTGCAACTTCCTGAGGGAGTTTCCCTGAGTGCTGATGACATCATTGATCGAATGAAACTCGATAAAAAAACGGTCGGTGGCAAACTGCGATTTGTATTGCCCACCTGCCTGGGGCGCGTAGAAGTCTTCAAAGAGATCCAGGAAGCACTTGTGCGCGAAGTCCTCGCCGAACTGGAGCACTCAGCTACAGCGACAGATGATTTTCAGATTTAA